A genome region from Thermococcus onnurineus NA1 includes the following:
- a CDS encoding type II toxin-antitoxin system VapC family toxin, producing MGEDKKKLYDTNVLIDLVKSGENPGDGYTTALNLVEYPKGVSLDLGVLIPSPKEYALAVKLSEKLVKAGTPVPAVDVIIAAVAISRGMTLVTKDRHFSRIKKVAPELRLELVE from the coding sequence ATGGGAGAGGACAAAAAGAAACTCTACGACACGAACGTCCTGATCGACCTAGTTAAAAGCGGCGAGAACCCCGGGGACGGCTATACAACGGCGCTGAATCTTGTGGAATACCCAAAGGGAGTCTCTCTGGATCTGGGAGTCCTCATACCATCGCCCAAAGAATACGCTCTGGCTGTTAAGCTCTCAGAGAAACTTGTAAAGGCAGGCACCCCTGTTCCCGCCGTGGACGTGATAATCGCCGCCGTTGCAATATCCAGGGGGATGACCCTCGTGACAAAGGACAGACATTTCTCGCGGATAAAGAAGGTTGCCCCCGAGCTCAGACTCGAACTGGTTGAATAA
- the rfbB gene encoding dTDP-glucose 4,6-dehydratase has protein sequence MRLLVTGGMGFIGSNFIRYILEKHPDWEVINLDKLGYGSNPANLKDIEDNPRYTFVKGDIADFELVKELIKKVDAVVNFAAESHVDRSISSPEHFLKSNVIGVYTILEAIRKENPEVRLVHVSTDEVYGDILEGSFTEKDALMPSSPYSATKAASDVLVLGWTRTYSLNASITRCTNNYGPYQFPEKLIPKTIIRASMGLKIPIYGTGQNVRDWLYVEDHVRAIEAVLLKGEPREIYNISAGEEKTNLEVVKTILELMGRDESLIEFVEDRPGHDLRYSLDSWKITRDLKWRSKHSFEEGIRKTVKWYLENEAWWRPLVNEKVLHPTPWKLGW, from the coding sequence ATGAGACTCTTAGTGACCGGTGGAATGGGCTTCATAGGGAGCAACTTCATCCGCTATATCCTGGAAAAGCACCCTGACTGGGAAGTGATAAATCTCGACAAGCTCGGCTACGGGTCGAATCCGGCAAATTTGAAAGACATCGAGGACAATCCGCGCTACACCTTCGTCAAGGGAGACATAGCGGACTTTGAGCTCGTTAAGGAGCTAATCAAGAAAGTTGATGCGGTAGTTAACTTCGCTGCTGAGAGCCACGTGGACAGGAGCATCTCAAGCCCTGAGCACTTTCTAAAGAGCAACGTCATCGGTGTTTACACGATTCTTGAAGCAATCAGGAAAGAGAACCCCGAAGTTAGACTAGTTCACGTGAGCACCGATGAAGTCTACGGCGATATCCTGGAAGGCTCGTTCACCGAAAAAGACGCGCTTATGCCCTCATCCCCATACTCCGCTACTAAAGCTGCCAGTGATGTTCTCGTGCTTGGCTGGACGCGGACTTACAGTCTGAACGCTTCCATAACGAGGTGCACCAACAACTACGGCCCCTACCAGTTCCCGGAAAAGCTCATCCCCAAGACGATAATCAGGGCCAGCATGGGGCTTAAGATTCCGATATACGGAACCGGCCAGAACGTGAGGGACTGGCTCTACGTCGAAGACCACGTCAGGGCAATTGAGGCCGTTCTGCTCAAAGGGGAGCCCAGGGAAATCTACAACATCTCCGCCGGCGAGGAAAAGACTAACCTGGAGGTCGTTAAGACAATCCTTGAGCTCATGGGCAGGGACGAGTCGCTTATAGAGTTCGTCGAGGACAGGCCCGGCCACGATTTGAGGTACTCCCTCGACTCGTGGAAGATAACGCGTGACCTCAAGTGGAGGTCAAAGCACAGCTTTGAGGAGGGTATTAGAAAGACTGTCAAATGGTACCTCGAAAACGAGGCCTGGTGGAGGCCGCTGGTCAACGAGAAGGTCCTTCATCCAACGCCCTGGAAGCTGGGGTGGTGA
- a CDS encoding sugar phosphate nucleotidyltransferase — protein MKVLIMAGGYATRLWPITKDNPKALLPVGNKVILDYILEKVDELGLEAYISTNRFFEMHFRPYAERNGINLIVEDTLHEEEKLGTIGAMKKAVEELGSDDYLIIAGDNLFSFSLVDFLKAYDGRTLIAVYDVGDLELAKRYGVVVLEGDRVISFQEKPAEPKSTLVSTGVYIFPRRVMEKIDEYLSDGNKDSPGYFIQWLLEKGEDIRAYRFSEYWYDIGSADSYLEALKTLLRESHVEEIQISPYAKIIPPVVIKKGAKILGRSIIGPYAYIGEECVIENSDISDSIVFRKTIIRNSTIWRSIIDEKCEIRNLELRKSLVGGHAKIQRGE, from the coding sequence ATGAAGGTTCTGATAATGGCCGGCGGCTACGCGACGAGGCTCTGGCCCATAACCAAAGATAATCCTAAAGCTTTACTCCCTGTCGGGAACAAGGTGATACTGGACTACATTCTGGAAAAGGTCGACGAGCTTGGTCTCGAAGCCTACATATCGACCAACAGGTTCTTTGAGATGCACTTCCGTCCCTACGCTGAGAGGAATGGCATAAACCTCATCGTGGAAGACACCCTCCACGAGGAGGAGAAGCTCGGAACGATAGGGGCTATGAAAAAGGCCGTGGAGGAGCTCGGTTCAGATGACTACCTCATCATAGCCGGCGACAACCTGTTCTCCTTCAGCCTGGTGGACTTCCTGAAGGCCTACGACGGGAGGACCCTCATAGCGGTCTACGACGTCGGCGACCTAGAGCTGGCCAAGCGCTACGGTGTGGTCGTTCTTGAAGGCGACAGGGTCATCTCCTTCCAGGAGAAGCCGGCCGAGCCGAAGTCGACTCTCGTCAGCACGGGCGTTTACATCTTCCCGAGAAGGGTAATGGAGAAAATCGATGAGTACCTCTCCGACGGAAACAAGGATTCACCGGGCTACTTCATCCAGTGGCTCTTGGAGAAGGGTGAGGACATCAGGGCCTACCGCTTCTCCGAGTACTGGTACGACATAGGAAGTGCGGACAGCTACCTGGAGGCCCTCAAGACTCTCCTCAGAGAGAGCCACGTCGAGGAGATTCAAATAAGCCCCTACGCCAAGATAATCCCGCCGGTGGTCATAAAGAAGGGCGCCAAAATACTCGGCAGGTCGATAATAGGGCCGTACGCCTACATAGGCGAGGAGTGCGTCATAGAGAACTCCGACATCAGCGACTCGATAGTATTCAGAAAGACCATAATCAGGAACTCGACGATATGGCGCTCCATCATCGATGAGAAGTGCGAGATAAGGAACCTTGAACTGAGAAAGAGCCTCGTCGGGGGTCACGCAAAGATACAGAGGGGCGAGTGA
- a CDS encoding glucose-1-phosphate thymidylyltransferase, which translates to MKALILSGGHGTRLRPLTYSQQKQLIPVANKPVLFYAIEDVIEAGIHEIGIIIGPNKEQVMETVRSVDWDADIEFIYQGEPKGLAHAIKVARDYLGDDDFVMYLGDNILREGIVEHLNHFKEGNFDASILLCEVSNPQRFGVAELSEDGKTIKRLVEKPKVPPSNLALVGIYFFKPVIHEAVENIRPSWRNELEITDAIQWLIDHGYRVGWTKVQNWWKDTGKPEDILDANRLILDDIQTDIRVETKARIHGRVVIGEGTRIDGNTVIKGPAIIGRNCIIRNAYIGPYTSIGDNCIIENTEIEDSVILEGSEIRCGGRIVESLIGKNVKILEGNNHPIGRKLVVGDNSQLML; encoded by the coding sequence ATGAAGGCCCTTATTCTCTCCGGAGGTCACGGAACCAGGCTGAGGCCCCTCACCTATTCCCAGCAGAAGCAGCTCATCCCAGTCGCGAACAAGCCCGTCCTGTTCTACGCCATTGAGGACGTCATCGAGGCCGGCATTCACGAGATTGGGATTATCATCGGCCCAAACAAGGAGCAGGTGATGGAGACCGTTAGGAGCGTTGATTGGGACGCTGACATAGAGTTCATCTACCAGGGCGAGCCGAAAGGTTTAGCACACGCGATAAAGGTCGCGAGGGATTATCTCGGTGACGATGATTTTGTGATGTACCTCGGTGACAACATCCTCAGGGAAGGCATAGTGGAGCACCTGAACCACTTCAAAGAGGGAAACTTCGACGCCAGCATTTTGCTCTGTGAGGTTTCCAATCCCCAGCGGTTCGGTGTGGCCGAGCTGAGTGAGGACGGAAAGACCATCAAACGGCTGGTTGAGAAACCCAAGGTGCCGCCAAGCAACCTGGCGCTTGTGGGAATCTACTTCTTCAAGCCCGTCATCCACGAGGCAGTCGAGAACATAAGGCCCTCCTGGAGGAACGAGCTTGAGATAACCGACGCGATCCAGTGGTTAATCGACCACGGCTACCGCGTTGGGTGGACGAAGGTCCAGAACTGGTGGAAGGACACCGGAAAGCCCGAGGACATACTCGACGCCAACAGGCTCATCCTGGACGACATCCAGACGGATATACGGGTCGAGACGAAGGCCAGAATCCATGGAAGGGTGGTCATCGGGGAAGGAACCCGGATCGACGGGAACACCGTCATAAAGGGCCCCGCGATAATCGGCAGGAACTGCATTATCAGGAACGCCTACATCGGCCCCTACACGAGCATCGGCGACAACTGCATCATCGAGAACACGGAGATTGAGGACTCCGTTATTCTTGAGGGAAGCGAGATTAGATGCGGCGGCAGGATTGTGGAGAGCCTCATAGGGAAGAACGTGAAGATTTTAGAGGGGAACAACCATCCCATTGGGAGGAAGCTGGTCGTCGGTGACAATTCCCAGTTAATGCTGTGA
- a CDS encoding DUF4350 domain-containing protein: protein MNKTIKYLVLILLIFTLITMPLTVPLFKSSTQYSMFNTNWDGISNFVKLAHGEGKRVAPIFESFDMASISENNGVLVIVGPNMTFTDAEIEQIKTFLERGNTLFIADDFGTGNEILRALNLSVSISNYPLRDFFYEKDDRIIVSVRIENPLLARNVTRIVTNEPSAILVTRGGEAYASKVAMINSQRKQYPLMTEVEYGNGRVVILADPDILINQLYGENEPFLRNLIEYLGGDTFYIDEAHHPDFNLYTAGTVTITRLLPKDMVIRLILVIGILILLRELGIFRAVGRLLWKPVSRFFRRKESPEELALALARERGWDEKEIIEMLERMGG from the coding sequence GTGAATAAAACCATAAAGTACCTCGTTCTTATCCTACTCATCTTCACCCTCATCACCATGCCGCTGACGGTACCCCTGTTCAAGAGCTCCACCCAGTACAGTATGTTCAACACAAACTGGGACGGGATTTCAAACTTCGTCAAGCTTGCCCACGGAGAGGGGAAGCGGGTCGCTCCCATCTTCGAATCCTTCGACATGGCCAGCATCAGCGAGAATAACGGTGTTCTCGTCATAGTCGGCCCCAACATGACCTTCACTGATGCCGAGATAGAGCAGATTAAGACCTTCCTGGAGCGTGGAAATACCCTCTTCATAGCCGACGACTTCGGCACGGGCAACGAGATACTGAGGGCCCTCAACTTGTCAGTGAGCATATCCAACTATCCCCTCCGCGACTTCTTCTACGAGAAGGATGATAGGATCATAGTCTCCGTTAGGATAGAGAACCCCCTTCTGGCAAGAAACGTCACGAGAATAGTCACAAATGAGCCCTCTGCAATTCTCGTGACGAGGGGCGGTGAGGCCTACGCGAGCAAGGTGGCTATGATAAACTCCCAGAGGAAGCAGTACCCGCTCATGACTGAAGTCGAATACGGGAATGGAAGGGTCGTAATCCTGGCAGATCCGGATATACTGATAAACCAGCTCTACGGCGAGAACGAGCCTTTCCTAAGGAACCTCATCGAGTACCTCGGAGGCGATACCTTCTACATAGACGAGGCCCATCACCCGGACTTCAACCTGTACACCGCTGGAACAGTCACGATAACGAGGCTACTGCCCAAAGACATGGTCATCAGGCTGATACTCGTCATCGGTATTCTAATACTCCTCAGGGAGCTGGGCATCTTCAGAGCGGTGGGAAGGCTGCTCTGGAAGCCTGTCTCGCGCTTCTTCAGAAGGAAGGAAAGCCCCGAAGAGCTCGCCCTGGCTCTGGCGAGGGAGCGGGGCTGGGATGAAAAGGAGATAATCGAGATGCTCGAAAGGATGGGTGGTTGA
- a CDS encoding NAD-dependent epimerase/dehydratase family protein, with product MKVLVTGGAGFIGSHLVDRLMELGYEVRVLDDLSAGSLDNLKRWLKHERFEFIEGDMRNREIVEKAVEDVEVVFHLAANPEVRIGSQSPELLYETNVVITYNLLEAMRKSGVKYLVFTSSSTVYGDAEVIPTPEDYAPLEPISVYGGAKLAAEALISGYAHTFDFKALVFRLANIIGERSNHGVIYDFINKLRKNPNELEILGDGTQRKSYLHVSDTVDGMLHIFEHFRKEGKTYDAYNLGNDDWITVREIAEIVSEEMGLNPAFRFTGGVDGGRGWKGDVKFMRLSIEKAKKTGWEPKLNSYEAVRRTVRELLSTI from the coding sequence ATGAAGGTTCTGGTCACGGGCGGTGCAGGCTTCATAGGCTCCCATCTTGTGGACAGGCTCATGGAGCTCGGATACGAGGTCAGGGTTCTGGACGATTTAAGCGCCGGCAGTCTGGACAACCTTAAACGCTGGCTCAAGCATGAGAGGTTCGAGTTCATAGAGGGAGACATGAGAAATCGGGAAATCGTGGAGAAGGCCGTTGAAGACGTAGAGGTGGTCTTCCATCTCGCCGCCAATCCGGAGGTTAGGATCGGCTCTCAGAGCCCGGAGCTGCTCTACGAGACCAACGTCGTTATAACCTACAACCTCCTTGAAGCAATGAGGAAATCCGGGGTCAAATACCTCGTTTTCACCTCGTCATCGACGGTCTACGGCGACGCCGAGGTCATCCCCACTCCAGAGGACTACGCCCCGCTCGAGCCGATAAGCGTCTACGGCGGGGCGAAGCTCGCGGCTGAAGCCCTGATAAGCGGCTACGCCCACACCTTCGACTTCAAAGCTCTCGTCTTCAGGCTGGCCAACATAATAGGCGAGCGCTCCAACCACGGCGTCATCTACGACTTCATCAACAAGCTCAGGAAGAACCCCAATGAACTGGAAATTCTGGGCGACGGAACCCAGAGGAAGAGCTACCTCCACGTGAGCGACACCGTTGATGGGATGCTCCACATCTTCGAGCACTTCAGGAAGGAAGGCAAAACCTACGACGCTTACAACCTCGGAAACGACGACTGGATAACCGTCAGGGAAATCGCCGAGATAGTCAGCGAGGAGATGGGGCTGAATCCAGCCTTCAGGTTCACAGGTGGAGTCGACGGTGGCCGCGGCTGGAAGGGCGACGTCAAGTTCATGCGCCTGAGCATAGAGAAAGCGAAGAAAACCGGCTGGGAGCCGAAGCTCAACAGCTACGAAGCCGTAAGGAGGACGGTTAGGGAGCTTCTCTCAACCATCTGA
- a CDS encoding ATP-binding protein, whose amino-acid sequence MNPKDILSAIKALDGVPGWLTHYGASRIDGKTHWDAIHDVLTEAEGYIRSEFEELDRASPRYRRIMEIVASITSRKDSASWTEIKNALELREGKEIDDKNINLLLKKLVNYGFLEHVGREYSIPDPVIKRIFQT is encoded by the coding sequence GTGAATCCAAAAGATATACTCTCGGCCATCAAGGCTCTTGATGGGGTACCTGGCTGGCTGACGCACTACGGGGCAAGCAGAATTGATGGAAAGACCCACTGGGACGCTATTCATGACGTTCTCACTGAGGCTGAAGGGTACATTCGTTCGGAGTTCGAAGAACTTGACAGGGCTTCTCCGAGGTACAGGCGGATTATGGAGATTGTAGCAAGTATCACTTCCCGGAAAGACTCTGCCTCTTGGACTGAGATAAAGAACGCCCTTGAGCTCAGGGAAGGTAAGGAGATTGATGACAAAAATATTAACCTACTCCTTAAAAAGCTCGTTAACTACGGTTTCCTTGAACATGTGGGAAGGGAATACAGTATTCCAGACCCAGTAATCAAGAGAATCTTCCAAACCTGA
- a CDS encoding AAA family ATPase, translated as MILEKIKAEVGKAIVGMDDVIELMTIAIIANGHVLLEGVPGIAKTTLSKNFAQTLGLKFSRIQMTPDILPADIIGHTFYDMRTGEFKIRKGPIFANVVLVDEINRASPKTQSALLEAMEERQVTIEGLPLKLPEPFIVLATMNPVEMEGVYELPTAQIDRFMMKIDLTYLPEESEKAMLRMKSLGQFSEANQVVLGSELARARREAMRVHVSEAAIDYIYAIVKETRLDERVILGASPRAGEHLLYTAKVKAYLEGRSYVIPDDVKWLAIPVISHRIVVKPEYEVDGIDGKTIVREVLERVEVPTE; from the coding sequence ATGATACTCGAGAAGATTAAGGCCGAGGTTGGAAAGGCAATAGTCGGAATGGACGATGTGATCGAGCTGATGACGATAGCCATTATAGCCAACGGGCACGTGCTCCTGGAAGGAGTCCCGGGAATAGCGAAAACGACCCTGAGCAAGAACTTCGCACAGACCCTTGGACTGAAGTTCTCGAGGATACAGATGACGCCAGACATACTGCCGGCAGACATAATCGGCCACACCTTTTACGACATGCGAACCGGGGAGTTCAAGATAAGAAAGGGCCCCATCTTTGCCAACGTCGTTCTCGTCGATGAGATAAACCGTGCCTCTCCAAAGACACAGTCAGCTCTCCTCGAGGCGATGGAGGAGCGACAGGTCACCATAGAGGGCCTCCCCCTCAAGCTCCCGGAGCCGTTCATAGTCCTCGCGACGATGAACCCTGTGGAAATGGAGGGCGTCTACGAGCTCCCTACCGCGCAGATTGACAGGTTTATGATGAAGATAGACCTCACTTACCTCCCCGAGGAGAGCGAGAAGGCAATGCTCAGGATGAAGAGCCTGGGGCAGTTCTCGGAAGCAAACCAGGTCGTCCTCGGGAGCGAGCTGGCCAGGGCCAGAAGAGAGGCCATGAGAGTCCACGTGAGTGAGGCAGCAATCGACTATATATACGCCATCGTCAAGGAGACGAGGCTCGACGAGAGGGTGATCCTTGGAGCCTCGCCGAGGGCTGGCGAGCATCTCCTCTACACCGCCAAGGTTAAGGCCTACCTAGAAGGGAGGAGCTACGTCATCCCGGATGACGTTAAATGGCTGGCTATTCCAGTCATCTCCCACAGGATCGTCGTCAAGCCTGAGTACGAGGTGGACGGCATCGACGGGAAGACCATTGTAAGGGAAGTCCTCGAAAGGGTAGAGGTGCCAACGGAATGA
- a CDS encoding DUF2281 domain-containing protein translates to MEDAYKLFQQLPDDLKEEVLDYIEFLLERNARRRRSPMKFGWRGGLKELRKKYTSVELQHKTLEWWG, encoded by the coding sequence ATGGAGGACGCTTACAAGCTCTTTCAGCAGCTCCCAGATGACCTCAAGGAGGAGGTGCTGGACTACATCGAGTTTCTCCTGGAGAGGAACGCGCGCAGGAGACGCTCCCCCATGAAGTTTGGATGGCGCGGGGGGCTGAAGGAGCTCAGGAAGAAGTACACTTCCGTGGAGCTTCAGCACAAGACCCTTGAATGGTGGGGCTGA
- a CDS encoding DUF4129 domain-containing protein, whose product MAMRRALLLIITLILIVGSVPLASGKAVEEPTQRDVFLYEYFSKIILRFEDSLKYVLVNESYGLTLANTTLNELELIHLEALYYQEKGVNPTVMKVIQPFYEFSRELMILNELILEFRKNPTPAVTAGIRGTVLNMESLLDEIDSLELMNGTEILKFNTEKVRKYLGEIDKLVSRTPPSGKFEIGISDSEPMLYQSVTIFGSCPGNETVTVVITKGNFTSFLIVTPQNGLFATMYRFRELGTYTVYATQGGLRSNTINVTVRKIPSVFLVENVYSAFLNQSLTVSGKLIDYYGNPLGEREITVGDETLVTGPDGGFAKSYHSSEAVTFQVPLEFAGDGTHTGTSEIVTVEFRRFPVAITLNGPERITLGEKAAFTGRVKPNMTFPLIVYVNDTPQFNITAENGTFSFALEPQSPGRLKVYVAFAGSEVYEGATSNVVLLTVVPPENMLPRYIAIVVLAMLLAAGILTRRKKDQTTPQASQKTVFKYAAGGNETSGEFLEIPEDIGEAYKLLRERLREMFGISESLTPREVLRILRDWELYPDLEAVTKLHEKAVYGEIPLSGEELTEFRASIERLLRGERGE is encoded by the coding sequence ATGGCGATGAGGAGAGCGTTGCTTTTAATAATAACCCTAATTCTAATCGTCGGCTCCGTTCCACTCGCCTCCGGGAAGGCCGTTGAGGAGCCGACCCAGAGGGATGTTTTTCTCTATGAGTACTTCTCCAAGATTATCCTCCGCTTTGAGGACTCCCTGAAGTACGTCCTGGTTAACGAGAGCTACGGCCTAACTCTCGCCAACACCACCCTAAACGAGCTGGAGCTCATCCACCTGGAGGCGCTGTACTACCAGGAGAAAGGAGTTAACCCCACGGTGATGAAAGTTATCCAGCCGTTCTACGAATTCTCCAGAGAGCTGATGATTCTGAACGAGCTCATACTTGAGTTCCGCAAAAATCCAACACCCGCGGTTACAGCCGGAATCCGGGGCACAGTCCTCAACATGGAGTCCCTCCTGGATGAGATAGACTCTCTGGAACTGATGAACGGGACCGAAATCCTGAAGTTCAATACGGAGAAGGTCAGAAAGTACCTCGGCGAGATAGATAAACTCGTCTCCAGGACTCCCCCCAGCGGGAAGTTCGAGATAGGGATCTCGGATTCAGAGCCGATGCTCTACCAGTCAGTCACAATCTTCGGCTCCTGTCCGGGCAACGAGACTGTCACAGTGGTCATCACAAAAGGGAACTTCACGTCCTTCCTCATAGTCACCCCCCAGAACGGGCTCTTTGCCACCATGTACCGGTTCAGGGAGCTCGGGACTTACACGGTGTACGCCACCCAGGGAGGGCTCAGGTCGAACACCATCAACGTGACGGTGAGGAAGATACCCTCCGTCTTTCTGGTCGAAAACGTCTACAGCGCCTTTCTGAACCAGAGCCTCACCGTCTCCGGAAAGCTCATTGACTACTACGGCAACCCCCTGGGGGAGAGGGAGATAACGGTTGGAGACGAAACGCTCGTCACCGGGCCCGATGGAGGCTTCGCAAAGAGCTACCACTCCTCCGAGGCCGTAACGTTCCAGGTGCCGCTGGAATTCGCCGGCGACGGAACCCACACCGGAACCTCAGAGATAGTCACGGTTGAGTTCAGGCGCTTCCCGGTTGCGATAACCCTCAACGGGCCAGAGAGAATAACCCTCGGGGAAAAAGCCGCGTTCACAGGAAGGGTGAAGCCGAACATGACCTTCCCCCTCATCGTTTATGTCAACGACACCCCTCAGTTCAACATCACGGCCGAGAACGGAACCTTCTCCTTCGCCCTGGAGCCGCAGAGTCCCGGTCGGCTGAAGGTCTACGTGGCCTTCGCCGGCAGCGAGGTGTACGAGGGAGCCACCTCCAATGTGGTCCTCCTCACCGTCGTCCCGCCGGAGAACATGCTGCCGAGGTACATCGCAATCGTTGTCCTGGCGATGCTCCTCGCGGCTGGCATCCTAACTAGGAGAAAGAAAGACCAAACAACGCCTCAAGCATCCCAGAAGACGGTCTTCAAGTACGCGGCAGGGGGGAATGAAACGTCCGGAGAGTTCCTTGAAATCCCCGAAGACATCGGTGAGGCTTATAAGCTCCTCAGAGAAAGGCTGAGGGAGATGTTCGGAATAAGCGAGAGCCTGACTCCGAGGGAAGTCCTGAGGATTCTCCGCGACTGGGAGCTGTATCCAGACCTTGAGGCCGTAACAAAGCTCCACGAGAAAGCCGTTTACGGGGAAATCCCCCTGAGTGGGGAGGAGCTAACCGAGTTCAGGGCGAGCATCGAGAGGCTGCTTCGGGGTGAGAGAGGTGAATAA
- a CDS encoding AAA family ATPase, translated as MTPEYWELVEKIENGRNFFVITGPRRIGKTTFLTAALNDLYEKYEIPHIIIDARTISTVNSKNPQGQIVREIL; from the coding sequence TTGACACCAGAATACTGGGAGCTAGTTGAGAAAATCGAAAACGGAAGGAACTTCTTTGTCATAACTGGTCCAAGGAGGATTGGAAAAACTACCTTCCTCACAGCTGCACTGAATGACCTCTATGAGAAATACGAAATACCACACATAATCATCGACGCAAGGACCATCTCAACCGTTAACTCGAAGAACCCTCAAGGGCAAATTGTGAGAGAAATCCTTTAG
- a CDS encoding ATP-binding protein, translated as MPDILRELNNSNDVLIIAYDEAQYFRYANEDFTKILAWVYDKLPNIITIVTGSQVGVLENFLRFDDYKAPLYGRYHVKIPLTRFTPS; from the coding sequence TTGCCAGACATTCTACGGGAGCTCAACAACTCCAACGACGTGCTCATCATAGCGTACGACGAAGCGCAGTACTTCAGGTATGCAAACGAAGACTTTACAAAAATCCTTGCCTGGGTTTACGACAAGCTCCCCAATATAATCACGATTGTGACGGGCTCACAGGTGGGGGTTCTTGAAAACTTCCTGCGCTTTGACGACTACAAAGCCCCCCTTTACGGCAGATACCACGTGAAAATACCGCTAACGAGGTTCACTCCCTCCTAG